One stretch of Prunus persica cultivar Lovell chromosome G1, Prunus_persica_NCBIv2, whole genome shotgun sequence DNA includes these proteins:
- the LOC18788512 gene encoding exosome component 10 isoform X1, with the protein MASLPPPYQTHLPLSPDPGEKPLNSEPQLPLVPIHVVTRASQLPAEFLEPSAERQLVIGFDCEGVDLCRHGTLCIMQLAFPDAIYLVDAIQGGAMLIQACKPALESSYITKVIHDCKRDSEALYFQFGIKLNNVVDTQIAYSLIEEQEGRKRLLDDYISFVGLLADPRYCGISYLEKEEVRFLLRQDPNFWTYRPLSEQMVRAAADDVRFLLYIYYKMMEKLNQQSLWYLAVRGALYCRCFCINDNNFADWPPLPPIPADNLIVDGNAPEEEILSVLDVPPGKMGRVIGRRGASILSIKESCNAEILIGGDKGPPDKVFIIGPVKQVRKAEAMLRGKMMDVYY; encoded by the exons ATGGCCTCTTTACCTCCTCCATATCAGACACACCTTCCTCTATCGCCTGACCCAG GTGAGAAACCCCTAAATTCTGAACCCCAGTTGCCGCTGGTTCCTATTCATGTAGTCACTCGTGCATCTCAGCTTCCTGCCGAGTTCCTGGAGCCATCAGCTGAAAGGCAATTGGTAATTGGCTTTGATTGTGAGGGAGTTGACTTGTGCCGTCATGGAACACTCTGTATCATGCAG CTTGCATTTCCAGATGCTATATATCTGGTTGATGCCATTCAGGGAGGGGCTATGCTTATCCAAGCCTGTAAGCCTGCACTTGAGTCTAGCTACATCACCAAAGTTATTCACGACTGCAAACGAGATAGCGAG GCCTTGTATTTTCAGTTTGGCATCAAGTTGAACAATGTTGTAGATACTCAG ATTGCCTATTCGCTGATAGAGGAACAAGAAGGGAGGAAAAGATTGCTGGATGATTATATATCATTTGTGGGCCTCCTTGCTGATCCACGCTATTGTG GAATATCTTATCTTGAGAAGGAAGAAGTTCGATTCCTCCTTAGGCAG gaccccaacttttggacatACAGACCTTTATCTGAACAGATGGTCCGTGCAGCTGCAGATGATGTCCGCTTTCTTCTGTATATCTATTACAAGATGATGGAGAAATTGAATCAACAGTCATTATGGTATCTTGCAGTTCGAGGTGCTCTCTATTGCAGATGTTTTTGCATCAACGACAACAATTTTGCAGACTGGCCACCTCTCCCCCCTATTCCAG CAGATAACCTAATAGTGGATGGCAATGCTCCGGAGGAAGAAATCCTTTCAGTGCTTGATGTTCCTCCAGGAAAGATGGGACGTGTTATCGGGAGAAGAGGAGCTTCCATTTTGTCAATAAAGGAATCTTGCAA TGCGGAAATTCTCATTGGAGGTGATAAGGGCCCACCCGATAAG GTGTTCATCATAGGACCAGTGAAGCAAGTGAGGAAAGCAGAAGCCATGTTAAGGGGGAAGATGATGGACGTGTACTACTAG
- the LOC18788512 gene encoding exosome component 10 isoform X2 — MASLPPPYQTHLPLSPDPGEKPLNSEPQLPLVPIHVVTRASQLPAEFLEPSAERQLVIGFDCEGVDLCRHGTLCIMQLAFPDAIYLVDAIQGGAMLIQACKPALESSYITKVIHDCKRDSEALYFQFGIKLNNVVDTQIAYSLIEEQEGRKRLLDDYISFVGLLADPRYCGISYLEKEEVRFLLRQDPNFWTYRPLSEQMVRAAADDVRFLLYIYYKMMEKLNQQSLWYLAVRGALYCRCFCINDNNFADWPPLPPIPDNLIVDGNAPEEEILSVLDVPPGKMGRVIGRRGASILSIKESCNAEILIGGDKGPPDKVFIIGPVKQVRKAEAMLRGKMMDVYY, encoded by the exons ATGGCCTCTTTACCTCCTCCATATCAGACACACCTTCCTCTATCGCCTGACCCAG GTGAGAAACCCCTAAATTCTGAACCCCAGTTGCCGCTGGTTCCTATTCATGTAGTCACTCGTGCATCTCAGCTTCCTGCCGAGTTCCTGGAGCCATCAGCTGAAAGGCAATTGGTAATTGGCTTTGATTGTGAGGGAGTTGACTTGTGCCGTCATGGAACACTCTGTATCATGCAG CTTGCATTTCCAGATGCTATATATCTGGTTGATGCCATTCAGGGAGGGGCTATGCTTATCCAAGCCTGTAAGCCTGCACTTGAGTCTAGCTACATCACCAAAGTTATTCACGACTGCAAACGAGATAGCGAG GCCTTGTATTTTCAGTTTGGCATCAAGTTGAACAATGTTGTAGATACTCAG ATTGCCTATTCGCTGATAGAGGAACAAGAAGGGAGGAAAAGATTGCTGGATGATTATATATCATTTGTGGGCCTCCTTGCTGATCCACGCTATTGTG GAATATCTTATCTTGAGAAGGAAGAAGTTCGATTCCTCCTTAGGCAG gaccccaacttttggacatACAGACCTTTATCTGAACAGATGGTCCGTGCAGCTGCAGATGATGTCCGCTTTCTTCTGTATATCTATTACAAGATGATGGAGAAATTGAATCAACAGTCATTATGGTATCTTGCAGTTCGAGGTGCTCTCTATTGCAGATGTTTTTGCATCAACGACAACAATTTTGCAGACTGGCCACCTCTCCCCCCTATTCCAG ATAACCTAATAGTGGATGGCAATGCTCCGGAGGAAGAAATCCTTTCAGTGCTTGATGTTCCTCCAGGAAAGATGGGACGTGTTATCGGGAGAAGAGGAGCTTCCATTTTGTCAATAAAGGAATCTTGCAA TGCGGAAATTCTCATTGGAGGTGATAAGGGCCCACCCGATAAG GTGTTCATCATAGGACCAGTGAAGCAAGTGAGGAAAGCAGAAGCCATGTTAAGGGGGAAGATGATGGACGTGTACTACTAG
- the LOC18788445 gene encoding protein EARLY FLOWERING 3: MKRGNEEKVMGPMFPRLHVNDADKGGPRAPPRNKMALYEQLSIPSQRFNPVVMPLNPNNTSSVVPSAFSSQGSRSEGNLPVPLHVHPSTPSRQAEMFHARQSDGANENTPLTQPDQRKKVGEEDDFRVPVFVQSRMGLCHSKTQIGIDKEKLAPIGPSHSGHTVKLKNTGKKDPKQLSSPTTLNLRRELRSEREEDLIKVSGPVRDHSAKSATKISTRQKIDGPAEEVSASPNQEYADYPVPRFSRLSESDACLQQESRSGSQPNITGQGDGLVECTRDVEKGAVFQERSLSYSGEDPGGPNELDNDSEYRGDRTCISPQMGHVDKSDDVSETSMVDSISGLDISPDDVVGIIGQKHFWKARKAIVNQQRLFAVQVFELHRLIKVQRLIAGSPNLLLEDTAFLGTSSLRGSPAKKLSSEYVVKPLLRVVKRKHEPEKPNNKIECSAENAVGKTSLSSVKNGSQTSNYGPYVGNPQPTPVGTDNKASPWCFHQSPGHQLLIPVMSPSEGLVYKPYHGPGFMGPVCGGCGPFNSTPMTGNFVKPNYGVPASHHHQGTGVLPAPPPLGHTYFPPYGMSVMNPAMPSSGIEQMHWFAGPGSHGQIDQLSGGGTNSNVQHQSSCNMPSQKSGAIPHAMMFQASNDSELQGSTANSPGDTARLGTDQNAEGSDALQLFPMAPVIPEGVAQPHDSGQPTRAIRVVPHNPRTATASAARIFQSIQEERKQHDSI, encoded by the exons ATGAAGAGAGGGAACGAAGAAAAGGTTATGGGACCTATGTTCCCAAGACTCCATGTGAATGATGCAGATAAAGGAGGGCCAAGAGCACCTCCAAGGAATAAGATGGCGCTCTATGAACAGCTCAGTATCCCTTCTCAGAGGTTCAACCCTGTGGTGATGCCTCTTAATCCAAATAACACTAGCAGTGTGGTTCCCTCAGCTTTCTCGAGCCAG GGAAGTCGTTCTGAAGGAAATTTGCCTGTTCCGCTTCATGTTCATCCATCTACACCTAGTCGTCAGGCTGAGATGTTTCATGCTCGTCAATCTGATGGAGCAAATGAGAACACGCCCTTGACACAACCcgaccaaagaaagaaagtcgGAGAGGAGGATGATTTTAGGGTGCCTGTATTTGTTCAATCAAGGATGGGTCTTTGTCATAGTAAAACTCAAATTGGTATTGATAAGGAAAAACTTGCTCCAATCGGCCCATCTCATTCTGGCCATACagtgaaactaaaaaatacGGGCAAGAAGGATCCAAAACAATTAAGCTCCCCAACTACTCTCAATTTGAGACGAGAATTGAGAagtgaaagagaagaggatCTAATAAAAGTAAGTGGCCCGGTTAGGGACCATTCAGCAAAATCTGCCACAAAAATATCAACTAGACAAAAGATTGATGGGCCTGCAGAAGAAGTAAGTGCATCTCCAAATCAAGAGTATGCAGACTATCCTGTTCCTAGATTCAGCAGGTTATCTGAGAGTGATGCTTGCTTACAACAAGAGTCTAGATCTGGATCACAGCCAAACATCACTGGGCAAGGTGATGGTCTTGTTGAGTGTACAAGAGATGTAGAGAAGGGAGCTGTTTTCCAGGAAAGAAGTCTGTCTTATTCTGGGGAGGATCCTGGTGGTCCCAATGAGCTTGATAATGACAGTGAATACCGTGGAGATAGAACGTGTATTTCACCTCAAATGGGACATGTAGACAAAAGTGATGATGTCTCAGAGACCTCCATGGTGGATTCTATATCTGGCTTGGATATCTCTCCCGATGACGTTGTAGGAATAATAGGTCAGAAACATTTCTGGAAGGCAAGAAAAGCAATCGTCAA TCAGCAAAGATTGTTTGCAGTGCAAGTATTTGAGTTGCATAGGCTCATTAAG GTCCAACGACTGATTGCTGGGTCTCCTAATCTTTTGCTTGAAGATACTGCTTTCCTAGGCACATCTTCTTTAAGGGGTTCTCCTGCAAAGAAACTTTCATCAGAGTATGTTGTAAAGCCACTACTACGTGTTGTAAAGCGCAAACATGAACCTGAGAAGccaaacaacaaaattgaatGTTCCGCAGAAAATGCAGTTGGGAAAACATCTCTTTCTTCTGTGAAAAATGGTAGTCAGACTTCAAATTATGGGCCATATGTAGGGAACCCACAGCCAACACCTGTCGGTACTGATAATAAAGCCAGTCCTTGGTGTTTCCATCAATCACCTGGACACCAGTTGTTAATTCCTGTAATGTCTCCCTCTGAAGGACTTGTATATAAGCCATATCATGGACCTGGATTTATGGGACCAGTTTGTGGAGGATGTGGACCTTTCAACTCAACTCCCATGACGGGTAACTTTGTTAAGCCAAACTATGGGGTTCCAGcttctcatcatcatcaagggaCGGGGGTTCTTCCTGCCCCTCCTCCATTAGGCCATACTTACTTTCCTCCATATGGCATGTCCGTTATGAATCCAGCCATGCCAAGCTCAGGCATTGAACAAATGCATTGGTTTGCCGGACCTGGTTCACATGGTCAAATCGATCAGTTATCAGGAGGGGGAACAAACTCTAATGTGCAGCATCAAAGCTCATGCAATATGCCATCCCAGAAAAGTGGAGCTATTCCTCATGCCATGATGTTTCAGGCATCTAACGACAGTGAGCTACAAGGAAGTACTGCAAATAGTCCAGGTGACACAGCACGATTGGGGACAGATCAAAATGCTGAAGGAAGTGATGCTCTTCAACTTTTTCCAATGGCTCCGGTAATTCCAGAAGGAGTTGCCCAACCTCATGATTCAGGCCAGCCAACACGAGCGATTAGAGTTGTGCCACACAATCCAAGAACTGCAACTGCATCAGCTGCTCGTATTTTCCAATCTAtacaagaagagagaaaacagCATGATTCGATCTAG